In one Aeromicrobium wangtongii genomic region, the following are encoded:
- the icmF gene encoding fused isobutyryl-CoA mutase/GTPase IcmF yields MPQNDLHVPVNPVRFVTASALFDGHDASINIMRRIFQSQGAEVIHLGHNRSVKEVVDAAIEEDVQGIAVSSYQGGHVEYFEYLVESLREQGAGHIHVVGGGGGVIVPEEITRLRGSGVTIFSPEDGQRLGLVGMINSVVADCDFDLTSLGELDLDAVVAGDRAAIARAITHAEAGSLTDAQLERIRAAAATHSSPVLGITGTGGSGKSSLTDELVRRFRVDQQDKLRIAVIAVDPTRRRGGGALLGDRIRMNSLDGERAYFRSLATRGSHELPETLADVIDVIKAAGFDLVIVETPGIGQGDAAIVPFVDSSMYVMTPEFGAASQLEKIDMLDFADTVAINKFERRGAKDALRDVGRQMVRNREAFGKKPEDMPIFGTSAATFNDDGVTALYQHLRDTLGEQGLPVEDGILPHVDVRFSSGIQQVVPTDRVRYLAEITETIRGFHAETERLADAADRAQRLELTAAELADAQLDGASVDELLTAARKAVPHEISDQIAAWPAVVESYSGDEQVVKVRDREIHTQLTRETLSGNKVPRVSLPKMTGHGELVRFWRRENLPGYFPYTAGVFPFKRDGEDPARMFAGEGDPFRTNRRFKLLSEDGDATRLSTAFDSVTLYGRDPDPRPDVYGKVGTSGVSVATLEDMHALYDGFDLVSPSTSVSMTINGPAPTVLAFFLNTVIDQQVDKFREKEGREPSETEYAELRSYALQNVRGTVQADILKEDQGQNTCLFSTEFSLRMMGDIQQYFIDEGVRNFYSVSISGYHIAEAGANPISQLAFTLSNGFTYVESYLARGMDIDDFAPNLSFFFSNGMDPEYSVLGRVARRIWAIAMKEKYGANDRSQKLKYHVQTSGRSLHAQEMDFNDIRTTLQALIAIYDNANSLHTNAYDEAVTTPSQESVRRALAIQLIINREWGLAMNENPLQGSYIIDELTDLVEKAVLAEFDAINERGGVLGAMETGYQRGRIQDESMLYEHKKHDGSLPIIGVNTFRRPVSEGEEEHTVELARATETEKESQLARVRAFHDAHSSEAAEALDRLRLAAINHENVFAVLMEAARVCSLQQVTEAFFEVGGQYRRNV; encoded by the coding sequence ATGCCCCAGAACGACCTGCACGTCCCCGTCAACCCGGTGCGCTTCGTGACCGCGTCCGCCCTGTTCGACGGACATGACGCCTCGATCAACATCATGCGGCGCATCTTCCAGTCGCAGGGCGCCGAGGTCATCCACCTGGGCCACAACCGATCGGTCAAGGAGGTCGTCGACGCCGCGATCGAGGAGGACGTCCAGGGCATCGCTGTCTCGTCCTACCAGGGCGGCCACGTCGAGTACTTCGAGTACCTCGTCGAGTCGCTGCGCGAGCAGGGCGCCGGCCACATCCACGTCGTCGGTGGTGGCGGCGGCGTCATCGTCCCCGAGGAGATCACCCGGCTGCGCGGCAGCGGCGTGACGATCTTCTCTCCCGAGGACGGCCAGCGACTGGGCCTGGTCGGCATGATCAACTCGGTCGTCGCGGACTGCGACTTCGACCTGACCTCGCTGGGCGAGCTGGACCTGGATGCTGTCGTCGCCGGCGACCGCGCCGCGATCGCCCGTGCCATCACCCACGCCGAGGCAGGCTCGCTGACCGACGCCCAGCTCGAGCGCATCCGCGCTGCCGCCGCGACCCACTCCTCCCCCGTGCTCGGCATCACCGGCACCGGCGGATCAGGCAAGTCGTCGCTGACCGATGAGCTGGTGCGCCGCTTCCGTGTCGACCAGCAGGACAAGCTGCGCATCGCGGTCATCGCGGTCGACCCCACCCGCCGGCGCGGCGGCGGCGCCCTGCTCGGCGACCGCATCCGGATGAACTCCCTCGACGGTGAGCGTGCCTACTTCCGCTCGTTGGCGACCCGCGGCTCGCACGAGCTGCCCGAGACGCTCGCCGATGTCATCGACGTCATCAAGGCGGCCGGATTCGACCTGGTCATCGTCGAGACGCCCGGCATCGGGCAGGGCGATGCGGCGATCGTCCCGTTCGTGGACTCCTCGATGTACGTCATGACGCCGGAGTTCGGCGCCGCCTCGCAGCTGGAGAAGATCGACATGCTCGACTTCGCCGACACCGTCGCGATCAACAAGTTCGAGCGCCGCGGGGCCAAGGACGCCCTGCGGGACGTCGGCCGGCAGATGGTGCGCAACCGCGAGGCCTTCGGCAAGAAGCCCGAGGACATGCCGATCTTCGGCACCTCGGCCGCGACGTTCAACGACGACGGTGTCACCGCGCTGTACCAGCACCTGCGCGACACCCTCGGCGAGCAGGGGCTGCCGGTCGAGGACGGAATCCTGCCGCACGTCGACGTGCGCTTCTCCAGCGGCATCCAGCAGGTCGTGCCGACCGATCGCGTCCGCTACCTGGCCGAGATCACCGAGACGATCCGCGGGTTCCACGCCGAGACCGAACGGCTGGCCGACGCCGCCGACCGCGCCCAGCGTCTCGAGCTCACCGCGGCCGAGCTCGCCGACGCCCAGCTCGACGGCGCGAGCGTCGACGAGCTGCTGACCGCCGCCAGGAAGGCCGTCCCGCACGAGATCTCCGACCAGATCGCAGCGTGGCCGGCCGTCGTCGAGTCGTACTCCGGCGACGAGCAGGTCGTGAAGGTCAGGGACAGGGAGATCCACACCCAGCTGACCCGCGAGACGCTCTCGGGCAACAAGGTCCCCCGCGTCTCGCTGCCGAAGATGACCGGCCACGGCGAGCTCGTGCGCTTCTGGCGCCGCGAGAACCTGCCGGGCTACTTCCCGTACACGGCCGGCGTGTTCCCGTTCAAGCGGGACGGCGAGGATCCCGCCCGCATGTTCGCCGGCGAGGGCGACCCGTTCCGCACCAACCGCCGCTTCAAGTTGCTGTCCGAGGACGGCGACGCGACCCGCCTGTCGACGGCCTTCGACTCGGTGACGCTGTACGGCCGCGATCCCGACCCGCGTCCGGACGTCTACGGCAAGGTCGGCACGTCCGGCGTGTCCGTCGCGACGCTCGAGGACATGCACGCCCTGTACGACGGCTTCGACCTCGTGTCGCCGTCGACCTCGGTCTCGATGACGATCAACGGGCCCGCGCCGACCGTGCTGGCGTTCTTCCTCAACACGGTCATCGACCAGCAGGTCGACAAGTTCCGCGAGAAGGAGGGCCGCGAGCCGTCCGAGACCGAGTACGCCGAGCTGCGCTCCTACGCCCTGCAGAACGTGCGCGGCACCGTGCAGGCCGACATCCTCAAGGAGGACCAGGGCCAGAACACCTGCCTGTTCTCCACCGAGTTCAGCCTGCGGATGATGGGTGACATCCAGCAGTACTTCATCGACGAGGGCGTGCGGAACTTCTACTCCGTCAGCATCTCGGGCTATCACATCGCCGAGGCCGGGGCGAACCCCATCAGCCAGCTGGCGTTCACGCTGTCCAACGGCTTCACGTACGTCGAGTCGTACCTCGCCCGTGGCATGGACATCGACGACTTCGCACCGAACCTGTCGTTCTTCTTCTCCAACGGCATGGATCCGGAGTACTCGGTGCTGGGCCGCGTCGCCCGCCGCATCTGGGCGATCGCGATGAAGGAGAAGTACGGCGCGAACGACCGCTCGCAGAAGCTGAAGTACCACGTGCAGACCTCCGGTCGCTCCCTGCACGCGCAGGAGATGGACTTCAACGACATCCGCACGACGCTGCAGGCACTCATCGCGATCTACGACAACGCCAACAGCCTGCACACCAATGCGTACGACGAGGCCGTCACGACCCCGTCGCAGGAGTCGGTGCGCCGCGCGCTGGCGATCCAGCTGATCATCAACCGCGAGTGGGGCCTGGCGATGAACGAGAACCCGTTGCAGGGCTCGTACATCATCGACGAGCTGACCGACTTGGTCGAGAAGGCCGTGCTCGCCGAGTTCGACGCGATCAACGAGCGCGGCGGTGTGCTGGGCGCGATGGAGACCGGCTACCAGCGCGGACGCATCCAGGACGAGTCGATGCTCTACGAGCACAAGAAGCATGACGGGTCGCTGCCGATCATCGGCGTCAACACGTTCCGCCGCCCGGTCTCCGAGGGCGAGGAGGAGCACACCGTCGAGCTCGCCCGGGCGACCGAGACCGAGAAGGAGTCCCAGCTGGCCCGGGTCCGCGCCTTCCACGACGCGCACTCGAGCGAGGCGGCCGAGGCACTGGATCGCCTGCGGCTCGCGGCGATCAACCACGAGAACGTCTTCGCGGTCCTGATGGAGGCGGCGCGGGTCTGCTCGCTGCAGCAGGTCACCGAGGCATTCTTCGAGGTCGGCGGGCAGTACCGGCGCAACGTGTGA
- the menB gene encoding 1,4-dihydroxy-2-naphthoyl-CoA synthase, with protein sequence MTDTADITWTPSGDYEDILYATTEDGIAKITINRPEVHNAFRPQTLIEVSHALDEAREDESVGVIILTGAGDRAFCSGGDQRVRGDSGYKTDANATGRFHVTDLHVQMRRCPKPIVAMVAGYAIGGGHVLHLVADLTIAADNAIFGQVGPRVGSFDGGYGASILSDLVGPKKAKEIWFLCRQYDAPTALEMGLVNTVVPLADLEAETVQWCREMLQLSPWALRLSKLSFHAHEDGYAGIQQLAHDANLLFYGSAEAQEGREAFKAKRTPDFSQFPKRA encoded by the coding sequence ATGACTGACACCGCCGACATCACCTGGACCCCCTCTGGCGACTACGAGGACATCCTCTACGCGACGACCGAGGACGGCATCGCGAAGATCACGATCAACCGTCCCGAGGTGCACAACGCCTTCCGCCCCCAGACGCTCATCGAGGTGTCGCACGCCCTGGACGAGGCCCGCGAGGACGAGTCGGTCGGCGTCATCATCCTGACCGGCGCCGGCGACCGGGCCTTCTGCTCCGGCGGCGACCAGCGGGTCCGCGGCGACAGTGGCTACAAGACCGATGCGAACGCAACCGGGCGTTTCCACGTCACCGACCTGCACGTGCAGATGCGCCGCTGCCCGAAGCCGATCGTCGCGATGGTCGCCGGATACGCCATCGGTGGCGGCCACGTGCTGCACCTGGTGGCCGATCTGACGATCGCGGCCGACAACGCGATCTTCGGCCAGGTCGGGCCGCGGGTCGGCTCGTTCGACGGCGGCTACGGCGCGAGCATCCTGTCCGATCTCGTGGGCCCCAAGAAGGCCAAGGAGATCTGGTTCCTGTGCCGTCAGTACGACGCGCCGACGGCCCTCGAGATGGGCCTGGTCAACACCGTCGTCCCGCTGGCCGATCTCGAGGCCGAGACCGTGCAGTGGTGCCGCGAGATGCTGCAGCTGTCCCCGTGGGCGCTTCGGCTCTCGAAGCTGAGCTTCCACGCCCACGAGGACGGATATGCGGGCATCCAGCAGCTCGCGCACGACGCCAACCTGCTGTTCTACGGCAGCGCCGAGGCGCAGGAGGGGCGCGAGGCCTTCAAGGCCAAGCGCACCCCCGACTTCAGTCAGTTCCCGAAGCGGGCCTGA
- a CDS encoding NUDIX hydrolase, whose protein sequence is MATPEFILALREKVGTDPLWLSGVTAVVVRGDDLLLVRRADNQEWTPVTGIIDPGEEPAVAAAREVVEEADVHAVVERLAWVHATGMRTYPNGDRTSYIDIVFRLRWESGEPRPADGENTEARWFPRDALPPMSRDTAQRIEAALDPEPAARFVPFDD, encoded by the coding sequence ATGGCGACACCCGAGTTCATCCTTGCCCTGCGCGAGAAGGTCGGGACCGATCCGTTGTGGCTCTCGGGTGTCACGGCCGTCGTCGTGCGCGGTGACGACCTGTTGCTCGTTCGCCGCGCCGACAACCAGGAGTGGACCCCGGTCACCGGCATCATCGACCCCGGCGAGGAGCCGGCGGTTGCTGCCGCCCGCGAGGTGGTCGAGGAGGCGGACGTCCATGCCGTCGTCGAACGCCTCGCCTGGGTGCACGCCACCGGCATGCGCACCTATCCCAACGGCGACCGGACCAGCTACATCGACATCGTGTTCCGGTTGCGGTGGGAGTCCGGCGAGCCCCGTCCCGCCGATGGCGAGAACACCGAGGCGCGCTGGTTCCCCCGCGACGCACTGCCGCCGATGTCGCGCGACACCGCCCAGCGCATCGAGGCGGCGCTGGACCCCGAGCCCGCGGCGCGATTCGTCCCCTTCGACGACTGA
- a CDS encoding nuclear transport factor 2 family protein: protein MTDPLDRWHEIVRTQDASLIGPLLADDVVFRSPAVHTPQEGRPVVTAYLTAALTVLGPGLTYHRQWREPSSAVLEFTTQIDGIDVHGVDVIEWDDESRIVDFTVMVRPVKGLQILIERMGAELMRGQA, encoded by the coding sequence ATGACCGACCCCCTCGACCGATGGCACGAGATCGTGCGGACGCAGGACGCGAGCCTCATCGGCCCCCTGCTGGCCGATGACGTCGTGTTCCGGTCCCCGGCCGTCCACACCCCGCAAGAGGGCCGCCCGGTGGTCACGGCCTACCTGACGGCCGCACTGACGGTGCTCGGCCCGGGCCTGACCTACCACCGGCAGTGGCGCGAGCCGTCGTCGGCGGTGCTGGAGTTCACGACGCAGATCGACGGGATCGACGTCCACGGCGTCGACGTCATCGAGTGGGACGACGAGTCGCGCATCGTCGACTTCACCGTCATGGTCCGCCCCGTGAAGGGCCTGCAGATCCTGATCGAGCGCATGGGCGCCGAGCTGATGAGGGGCCAGGCATGA
- a CDS encoding thioesterase family protein, with amino-acid sequence MSVPTYEQVTELPAQTVTVVPSEYIDENGHMNIGRYFELGGRALWDRCIDELGMDEDYLTARGMSTFTAEHHLRYFAEILQGQEASVHVRLIARSDKVLHGTSLIVNRTTRRLACTMEFTVIHIDMGTRRPTPFPEDVAGLLDTALKADDLAWPAPVCGAMGVRAP; translated from the coding sequence ATGAGCGTGCCCACCTACGAGCAGGTGACCGAGCTGCCGGCACAGACGGTCACGGTGGTCCCGTCGGAGTACATCGACGAGAACGGCCACATGAACATCGGCCGCTACTTCGAGCTGGGCGGACGTGCCCTGTGGGACCGGTGCATCGACGAGCTCGGGATGGACGAGGACTACCTCACCGCGCGGGGCATGTCGACGTTCACCGCCGAGCACCACCTGCGGTACTTCGCCGAGATCCTGCAGGGGCAGGAGGCATCGGTGCACGTGCGGCTCATCGCCCGCTCCGACAAGGTGCTGCACGGCACGTCGCTGATCGTCAACCGCACCACCCGCCGCTTGGCCTGCACGATGGAGTTCACCGTGATCCACATCGACATGGGCACCCGCCGCCCCACGCCCTTCCCCGAGGACGTCGCGGGCCTGCTCGACACGGCCCTCAAGGCCGACGACCTGGCCTGGCCCGCACCGGTGTGCGGCGCGATGGGCGTCCGGGCGCCGTGA
- a CDS encoding helical backbone metal receptor gives MKDDLGHPVDTAGPVRRVVSLVPSLTEAIAATRRDALVGATDWCTHPADLDVARVRGTKNPDRSAVVELAPDLVIANREENRELDITRLREAGIPVWVTVIETVDGAFASMRRMFTEALGWDVPGWLDEAEQVWAAPARVDGRRVAIPIWRDPWMVVGARTFTGDLVERLGLVNVFGDPGVNPRQERYPHVELADIDADIVLLPDEPYVFTADDGPEAFAADTRLVPGRSLTWYGPSMVTARTELEALLG, from the coding sequence GTGAAGGACGATCTCGGCCACCCGGTCGACACCGCCGGCCCGGTGCGCCGGGTCGTGTCGCTCGTGCCGTCGCTCACCGAGGCGATCGCCGCGACCCGGCGGGACGCGCTGGTCGGGGCGACCGACTGGTGCACGCATCCGGCCGACCTCGACGTCGCCCGGGTCCGGGGCACCAAGAATCCCGACCGGTCGGCGGTCGTGGAGCTGGCACCCGACCTGGTGATCGCCAACCGCGAGGAGAACCGCGAGCTGGACATCACCCGGCTTCGCGAGGCCGGTATCCCGGTGTGGGTCACGGTGATCGAGACCGTCGACGGGGCATTCGCCTCGATGCGGCGGATGTTCACCGAGGCGCTGGGCTGGGACGTCCCCGGGTGGCTGGACGAGGCCGAGCAGGTGTGGGCCGCACCCGCCCGCGTCGACGGGCGACGGGTCGCGATCCCGATCTGGCGCGATCCGTGGATGGTCGTGGGGGCCAGGACGTTCACCGGTGACCTGGTCGAACGGCTCGGACTCGTCAACGTCTTCGGTGACCCGGGGGTGAATCCCCGCCAGGAACGCTATCCCCACGTCGAGCTGGCCGACATCGACGCCGACATCGTGCTGTTGCCCGATGAGCCCTACGTCTTCACGGCCGACGACGGACCGGAGGCGTTCGCCGCCGACACCCGGCTCGTGCCCGGACGCTCACTCACCTGGTACGGGCCGTCGATGGTGACGGCCCGTACCGAGCTGGAAGCGCTGCTGGGCTGA
- a CDS encoding enoyl-CoA hydratase/isomerase family protein — translation MAAVTHQIVDGIGRIVLSRAEQSNSFDLPTAQDLALAVEAVSADEVRAITLTAEGKRFCAGGDVTSFLGSDDPGAYLFELANVLEGGLRDLADLPKPVVAGVRGAVAGAGLAVMLSADVIIASRATKFVMAYPGIGLTPDCGVSYLLPRAVGQQRALEFALTGRVLSADEALDWGLVTSVVDDDAVETRVDEIARTWADSAPTALGHARRLLRGSWDATGPEQGADESATIASLVMGDEAQRLVKAFTNR, via the coding sequence ATGGCCGCAGTGACCCACCAGATCGTCGACGGCATCGGACGGATCGTCCTGTCCCGTGCTGAGCAGTCGAACTCCTTCGACCTGCCGACCGCTCAGGACCTGGCCCTCGCCGTCGAGGCGGTGTCGGCCGATGAGGTGCGGGCCATCACGCTGACCGCCGAGGGCAAGCGGTTCTGCGCCGGCGGCGACGTGACGTCCTTCCTGGGGTCCGACGACCCCGGCGCCTACCTGTTCGAGCTGGCGAACGTGCTCGAGGGCGGGTTGCGCGATCTGGCCGACCTGCCCAAGCCCGTCGTCGCCGGGGTGCGGGGTGCGGTCGCCGGTGCGGGCCTGGCCGTCATGCTGAGCGCCGATGTCATCATCGCCTCGCGGGCGACCAAGTTCGTGATGGCCTATCCGGGCATCGGCCTGACTCCCGACTGCGGCGTCTCCTATCTCCTTCCCCGCGCGGTCGGGCAACAGCGGGCGCTCGAGTTCGCGCTGACCGGGCGGGTGCTCAGTGCCGACGAGGCGCTCGACTGGGGGCTCGTGACCTCGGTCGTCGACGACGACGCGGTCGAGACGCGGGTCGACGAGATCGCCCGGACCTGGGCCGACTCGGCTCCGACGGCTCTCGGCCACGCCCGTCGCCTCCTGCGCGGCTCGTGGGACGCCACGGGGCCCGAGCAGGGCGCGGACGAGTCCGCCACGATCGCGTCGCTGGTGATGGGTGACGAGGCGCAGCGGCTGGTCAAGGCCTTCACGAACCGCTGA
- a CDS encoding NAD(P)/FAD-dependent oxidoreductase — translation MSVSPASVTKRPHVVVVGGGFGGIATVRRLKRADVDVTLIDRHNYNTFSPLLYQVATASLNPGDITWFLRAVRAKQSNVRFLKGTVTSMDHDTKTLHLEGGLDVKYDKLVISVGVTANFFGIPGAAEYSMPLYRRSQALAVRDRMFAGLENAAINGQDSEQRIIVVGGGATGVETAGAFAEMRNNDMPTTYPELDTRRIHITLVEMMPHVLGPFHPKLRDYAKKSLEKRGVELRLETAVKEVRRDGVVVEHAGEQEFLPAGMVVWASGITAHGAVQDWAVPQGRGGRIEVDEHLRVRGLEDVFAIGDIAVNPDEPLPQLAQPALQGGKHVADVIKAQAAGKSLPKPFKYKDKGTMATIGRSSAVAEIKFMPRLTGFPAWIIWVGLHVATLLGNRNRFATLTNLAAKYLMGGSHNAIVGETPPVVALEPTVLEAQSDIRPGKKAAMKKAAKQAAAQSLPRDDR, via the coding sequence ATGTCAGTCAGCCCCGCATCAGTCACGAAGCGCCCCCACGTCGTCGTCGTGGGAGGCGGGTTCGGCGGTATCGCGACAGTCCGCCGGCTCAAGCGCGCCGATGTCGACGTGACCCTGATCGACCGCCACAACTACAACACCTTCAGTCCGCTGCTGTACCAGGTCGCGACCGCCAGCCTCAACCCCGGCGACATCACCTGGTTCCTGCGCGCGGTCCGCGCCAAGCAGAGCAACGTCCGCTTCCTCAAGGGCACCGTCACCTCGATGGACCACGACACCAAGACCCTGCACCTCGAGGGTGGTCTGGACGTCAAGTACGACAAGCTCGTGATCTCGGTGGGCGTCACAGCCAACTTCTTCGGCATCCCCGGAGCTGCCGAGTACTCGATGCCGCTGTACCGGCGCTCGCAGGCGCTCGCCGTGCGGGACCGGATGTTCGCGGGCCTGGAGAATGCCGCGATCAACGGCCAGGACAGCGAGCAGCGCATCATCGTCGTCGGCGGCGGCGCCACGGGCGTCGAGACGGCCGGAGCCTTCGCCGAGATGCGCAACAACGACATGCCGACGACCTATCCCGAGCTCGACACCCGGCGCATCCACATCACGCTGGTCGAGATGATGCCCCACGTGCTGGGCCCCTTCCATCCCAAGCTGCGTGACTACGCCAAGAAGTCGCTGGAGAAGCGCGGCGTCGAGCTGCGGCTGGAGACGGCCGTCAAGGAGGTCCGTCGCGACGGCGTCGTCGTCGAGCACGCCGGCGAGCAGGAGTTCCTGCCTGCCGGCATGGTGGTGTGGGCCTCCGGCATCACCGCCCACGGGGCGGTCCAGGACTGGGCGGTGCCCCAGGGCCGGGGAGGTCGCATCGAGGTCGACGAGCACCTGCGCGTCCGTGGCCTGGAGGACGTCTTCGCCATCGGCGACATCGCGGTCAACCCCGACGAGCCGCTGCCGCAGCTGGCGCAGCCCGCACTCCAGGGCGGCAAGCACGTGGCCGACGTGATCAAGGCCCAGGCCGCCGGCAAGTCGCTGCCCAAGCCGTTCAAGTACAAGGACAAGGGCACGATGGCCACGATCGGCCGCTCGTCGGCGGTCGCCGAGATCAAGTTCATGCCCCGGCTCACGGGCTTCCCGGCGTGGATCATCTGGGTCGGTCTGCACGTCGCGACGCTGCTGGGCAACCGCAACCGCTTCGCGACACTCACCAACCTGGCGGCCAAGTACCTCATGGGCGGCAGCCACAACGCGATCGTCGGTGAGACGCCGCCGGTCGTGGCCCTGGAGCCGACGGTGCTGGAGGCGCAGTCGGACATCCGGCCGGGCAAGAAGGCAGCGATGAAGAAGGCGGCCAAGCAGGCTGCCGCGCAGTCCCTGCCTCGCGACGACCGGTAG